The genomic region TGTGGGACATGGTCCACGACCGCACCCACAGCCACGGCGACCTGCCCTTCGACCCGTTCATGATCAAGCAGCGGCAGCCGTTCTGGATGTACGGCCTGGAGGAGCTGCGCTGCGACCTCACCGCCTTCAAGGAGGCCGTGAAGCTGGAGGCCGACGGCTTCCCGCAGGGCCGCGACGTGCAGTACGCGGTGCTGTTCGACCGCATGTTCCGCTTCCCCGTGACCGGCGACCGCGTCCGCAACTACGACGGGCTCGGCGGCCAGCTGCTCTTCGCCTACCTGCACAAGCACGACGTCGTCCGCTGGACCGACAACAAGCTGCACATCGACTGGCAGCGCGCCCCGCAGGTCACCAACCAGCTGTGCGCCGAGATCGAGACGCTCTACCGCGACGGCATCGACCGCCCGAAGCTGGTGCACTGGTTCGCCGCGTACGACCTGGTCTCCCAGTACCTCGCCCCGCACCCGGGCTCCCGCTGGGCCAAGGGCCCGGACGCCCTCGATCTGAACCAGCCGCCGCGAAAGCTCGTGGACGACGTGCTTCCGGACGAGTTTCCCCTGAGCATGTTCTATGAGGCCCTTTCCAAGAAGCTGAAGAACGTGATCGCCTCCACCAAGGGCATCACGGCGGAGAGCGCCGAGCGGGTGGCCGCGTGAGCGACCGCACCGAAATCACTGCTCAGGAGGCGAGGATCATGGGGAACGGGGCTCTCAGCGGTGCGGTGATCGCGGTGGCCGGCGCGGGCGGACCCGCGGGAAGGGCCGCGCTGCTGCGGCTCGCCGAGGCGGGAGCGACCGTCGTCGGCTCGGACAACGATCCCGAGCGGCTCGCGGAGGCCGTGGACGCGGCCCGCTACGCGCACGGCGGCGCCACGGTCGTCGGCGACACGGTCGACCTGCTCGACCTGCAGTCCAGCCATGACTGGGCCACGCACATCGAGAAGGACTTCGGCCGGGTCGACGGCCTGGTCCACCTCGTGGGCGGCTGGCGCGGCAGCGAGACCTTCACCAAGACCGTCCTCGACGACTGGGACCTCCTGGAAATGCTGCTCGTCCGTACCGTGCAGCACACCTCCCTCGCCTTCCACGAGGCGCTGCAGCGCAGCGACCGCGGCCGGTACGTCCTGATCAGCGCCGCGGGCGCGAGCAGGCCCACCGCGGGCAACGCCGCCTACTCCGCAGCCAAGGCCGCGGCCGAGGCCTGGACGCTGGCCATGGCCGACTTTTTCCGCAAGGCCGGAGCCTCCGAGGGAGCTGAGGGGCCGACGTCCGCGGCTGCGATCCTGGTGGTGAAGGCGTTGGTGCACGACGCGATGCGCGCCGAGCGCCCGAACGCGAAGTTCGCGGGCTTCACGGACGTCAAGGAGCTGGCCGAGGCCATCGTCGGCGTCTGGGACCGGCCCGCCTCCGAAGTGAACGGAAAGCGTCTGTGGCTGACCGAGAAGCCGTGAACCCTCCGCAGCCCCCCTATACAGCTGCGCGGCGCCGTCACGACCCGGAGATCCGCGGATTCGCCAGTGACAACTACGCGGGGGCCCACCCCGAGGTGCTCGCCGCCCTGGCCCTGGCCAACGGCGGGCACCAGGTCGCGTACGGCGAGGACGACTACACGGGCCACCTCCAGCAGGTGATCCGCGGCCACTTCGGCGCGAGCGCGGAGGTGTTCCCCGTCTTCAACGGCACGGGCGCCAACGTCGTGGCGCTCCAGGCGCTCACCGACCGCTGGGGCGCGGTGATCTGCGCGGAGAGCGCGCACATCAACGTCGACGAGGGCGGCGCCCCCGAGCGCATGGGCGGGCTCAAGCTGCTCACGGTGCCCACGCCCGACGGCAAGCTCACGCCCGAGCTGATCGACCGGCAGGCGTACGGCTGGGACGACGAGCACCGCGCGATGCCGCAGGTCGTGTCGATCACGCAGAACACCGAGCTGGGAACCGTCTACACGCCCGACGAGGTTCGCGCGATCTGCGACCACGCCCACGCGCACGGCATGAAGGTGCACCTCGACGGCGCCCGGATAGCCAACGCGGCCGCTTCCCTGGACGTCCCGATGCGGGCGTTCACGAACGCCGTCGGCGTGGACGTCCTCTCCTTCGGCGGCACGAAGAACGGCGCGCTGTTCGGCGAGGCCGTCGTCGTCATCGACCAGGACGCCGTCAGCCACATGAAGCACCTGCGCAAGCTGTCGATGCAGCTCGCCTCCAAGATGCGCTTCGTGTCGGTGCAGTTGGAGGCCCTGCTCGCCAAGGACCTGTGGCTGCGAAACGCCCGCCACGCGAACGAGATGGCCCAGCGTCTCGCCGAGGGCGTGCGGGCGGTGCATGGCGTCGAGATCCTCCACCCGGTGCAGGCCAACGCCGTTTTCGCCCGGCTGCCCCACGACGTCAGCGAGCGCCTCCAGAAGCGCTACCGCTTCTACTCCTGGGACGAGGCCGCGGGCGACGTCCGCTGGATGTGCGCCTTCGACACGACCGAGGACGACGTCGACGGCTTCGTGGCGGCACTCAAGGAGGCGATGGCGCGCTAGGCCCTGTCGTCAAATTCCCGTCTGCCTCGCGACGCCATGCACGCTCCCCCACTGCCTTAAGGGCGTGGGAGGTGCCCCCACTCGCCGCACCGGGCGCAGCCCCAAGTACGTCCAGTACGAGGGACTACGCCCGGCGCACCGAGAGCACGCACCTGACGCCGCGAGGCCGCCCTTCGGGCGACGACGCGAATTTGACGACAGGACCTAGCGGCTCACGACCCCGGCATCATGCATAAATATGCGTTGAAGTGAAAAGTCATTGACTCGTCGGTGGTCGCATTCCTATGCTCTGCGGGCATGGAGCTGATCCAGAACACCCCCGACCTGTCCGCGTACTTGGCCGCCGACGAGGCGGTCGACCATCATCATCCGCTTGTGCGGGAGACGGCCGCACGGCTCGCCGAGGGGGCGGCGGACTCGTATGACTATGCGCGAGCCGCGTACGAGTTCGTGCGCGACACCGTCCCGCACTCGCAGGACGCGGACGACCCGCGGGTCACCTGGCGCGCCTCCGACGTCCTGGACCGGCGCACCGGCATCTGCCACGCGAAGGCGCACGCGCTCGCCGCGCTGCTGCGGGCCGAGGACATCCCCACCGCGTTCTGCTACCAGTCGCTTCGACACGACGACGGAGGCGGGCATGTCGTGCACGGTCTGGTCGCCGTACGGTTCAACGGGGCCTGGCACCGACAGGACTGCCGTGGCAACAAGCCGGGAGTGGACGCCCAGTTCTCGCTCGACGGCGAACGGCTGGCCTTCCCCGTGGATCCGCGGTCCGACGAGGTGGACTATCCGGTGCTGTACGCCGCACCGCATCCGGCCGTCCTGAACGCCCTCAAATCGGCCCCGAACCGTGCCCACCTGTGGCAGAACCTGCCCACCACACTCTGAGGCAAGGCAGCCGAGAGCCTGCGCCTAGGTCCTGTCGTCAAATTCGCGTCGTCGCCCGGAGGGCGGCCTCGCGGCGTCAGGTGCGTGCTCTCGGCGTGCCGGGCACAGGCCCTCGTACTGGACGTACGTGGGTCTGTGCCCGGTGCGGCGAGTGGGGGCACCTCCCACGCCCTTAAGGCAGTGGGGGAGCGTGCATGGCGTCGCGAGGCAGACGGGAATTTGACGACAGGGCCTAGGTCGTGTCTGGCCCGGCCGTGCCCCAAAGGGGCGCGGGGAACTGCGCGACCAGCCGAAACGGACCCGCAGTCGGCACGCTGGACCCGTTGAGCGAACCGATCAACGGGTCTCCGCGGCCTTGACCTCTTCGGGGGTCGGAGCCGTGCCGCCGAGGTGGGCCGGCATCCACCAGGTGTCGTTCGGGCCCTTGGGGCGTACGGGATAGGCGCGCTGCGCGGCTTCCAGGAGCTCCTGTACGCGCTCGCGCAGCTGCCGGGTGATCGCGCCCGCGTACTTGTCGCGCGAGGCCTCTATGGCCTCGCCGACACGGATCGTGATCGGGGTGTGGCTGCGCTTGAAGTTGCGCGGGTGGCCCTTGGTCCACAGTCGCTGCGTACCCCACACGGCCATCGGGATCAGCGGGACGCCGGCCTCCTGGGCCATGCGCGCGGCGCCCGACTTGAAGCTCTTCAGCGTGAAGGACTGCGAGATCGTGGCCTCGGGGAAGACGCCGACGATCTCGCCGGAGCGCAGCGAGTCGAGCGCGTGCGCGTACGCCGCCTCGCCGTTCTTTCGGTCCACCGGGATGTGCTTCATGTTGCGCATCGGCGGGCCGGAGATCTTGTGCCGGAACACCGACTCCTTCGCCATGAAGCGGACCAGTCGCTTCTGCGGCAGCGCGGCGAGACCGTCGAAGACGAAGTCGAGATAGCTGATGTGATTGCTCACCAGCACCGCACCACCCGAGCGCGGGATGTTCTCCGAACCCTTGCAGTCGATCTTGAGGTCCCAGGCCTTGAACAGCGCCTGGGCGAGACCGATGGCAGGACGGTAGGCAAGCTCAGCCATGGACGCGGTGGACCCTTCTCTCTGATCTGCCTGGGAAGGGATCTCCCGGCCGGAAGTTACGCTGCCGTAGGTTTACGGCATTGGGCAGATCGTGCCCCAAGAACGGATGAGTGACCAGTCCTCGTGCCGCGGAACGGCGAGATACTCGTCACGTCACACCTTGATCCACCTCGGAGTTTTTCACCGCCTTTACTCTGCTCGAAGTCCTGGTCGCCTTTACTCCGCGCGAACCGTCAGCCGTCGCAGGAGCAGGTACATCTCGCACCCGAGGCAGTACCCGAACGCCGCGTTGAGAAACGCCGCCGCGAGCGCCGCCCCGGTCGCCGCGAGCCCCAGCCATTCCGGTCCCACCGCGTAGCCGAACAGCCCCACCGCGGCGAACGCGAACCCGACCGCCTGCGCGAACCGCGGCGGCCCCGGCGCCTCGAACTCCGTCGGCGGCCCGACCCGGGGTCGTACGGCCGTACGGAACAGCCAGCCGTACGGCGAACGCGCCACGCCGCCCGCCGCGCCCAGCGCGAACGCCAGTGTCTGCCAGGCCAGCAGCCAGGCGCTGCCGGTGATCAGTACGACCGCCAGTACGGCGGTCGTCACGGCCGCTCCGAACCGCGGCCCTCTCGCATCAATGTCCATGATTCAAGCATTCCGCATACGGAACGATCCGCGGCCGCGGGAATCTTTGCAGTCTCGTGAATGCTGAACGCGAAGATGACCGGAATCGTGGTGTGCGTGGTGGTGCTCGCGGCGGCGAGCGCGTTCGGAGTGCTGAACCGACGGCGGAGCGGGAGAGTCAGGGTGCGCGGGCGGGACGACGGAAAGCGGCTGGGCGCGGCCGAGTTGGGCGAGGACCTCGGTGAGCGGGCCACCCTCGTCCAGTTCTCCAGCGCCTTCTGCGCACCCTGCCGGGCGACCCGCAGGGTTCTCGGTGAGGTCGCCGAGATGATCCCGGGCGTGTCGCACGTCGAGATCGACGCCGAGGACCACCTCGACCTCGTACGGGAACTCGACATCCTCAAGACGCCGACCGTGCTCGTCCTCGACGTGGACGGACGCGTGGTCCGGCGCGCGACCGGGCAGCCGCGCAAGGCGGACGTGATCGCCGCGCTCGGCGAGGCCGTCGGAACACCCTGACCTGTGAGGCTGGAGGCCACCGGTGACGCATCTCCCATCTGCCGGGACGCACTTGACTGCACGCGCCACCTATCGTCAGCCTGACCGTATGCCCTGGGAACTCCTTCACTTCGAGCGTGAACGCCCTCGGACCGTGGCCCTCGTCCGCCGCGGGAGCGAGCACTGTCCCGGCTGTTGACCAGCCCAGGACCCGCTCGCCGCTTCCCGTAGCAGTTCCCGCAGAAGGACAACTCCATGACGGCCACGCCCGATCTCGGCACCCCTCGACCCGCCTCGACCCGATCCGTCTCGTCCCCATCCGCCTCGCCCCGACTCGCCTCTCCCGACCTGCTCCGTTCCGTCTTCCGGCGGCACGCGGCCGGAGTCGCCGTGATCACCGCTCAGGGCGGCGAGGGGCCCGTGGGCTTCACCGCCACTTCGCTCACCTCGGTGTCCGCCGAGCCCCCGCTGCTCTCCTTCGGCGTCGGCACGGGCTCGTCCAGTTGGCCGACGATCGCCGAGAAGGACCACATCGGCGTCCACATACTCGGCGAGCACCAGCGGGAACTGGCGGCCACCTTCGCCCGCAGCGGCGCCGACCGCTTCGGCGCGCCCACGGCCTGGCGGGAGGGTCCCGAGGGTGTCCCGGTGCTCGACGACGTCCTGGCCTGGCTCGTCTGCCGGATCGTCGCCCGCGTACCGGCCGGGGACCACCGCATCGTGCTGGCCGAGGTGGTCCTCGGGGACCCCGCCGGTACGGGTCGTCCGCTGCTGTACCACCAGGGGAGCTTCAAGAGCCTGCGGGAATGACGCGTCGGGCCGTACGGCCCACCTCGCCTGCGGGAGCGTCGAGTTCCGATTACGCTGCGTTGCGAAGGTCACAGTTCAAAGCGCTTGCTTAGAGGGAACCACCTGCGGGAGCGTAGATGTGCGTACTGGCGAGTAATATTTCGCCCGGAGCGCGGGTCGCCCCCACCAGGAACGGCCGCTTCAGGCGCCTATGCTGCCCCTAAGCAGGCAGCCCAGAAAAAAAGACGATGCAGTAGGAGAGCCGGCGTGAGCTTGAGGATCGTTGTCACTGTGAAGTACGTGCCCGACGCCACTGGCGACCGGCACTTCGCCGATGACCTGACCGTCGACCGTGACGACGTGGACGGCCTGCTGTCGGAGCTCGACGAGTACGCGGTCGAGCAAGCCCTGCAGATCGCCGACGAGGCGGACGACGCGGAGATCACCGTGCTGACCGTCGGCCCCGAGGACGCCAAGGACGCGCTGCGCAAGGCTCTGTCGATGGGGGCCGACAAGGCCATCCACGTCGAGGACGACGACCTGCATGGCACGGACATCATCGGCACGTCGCTCGTGCTGGCCAAGGCCATCGAGAAGGCCGGCTACGACCTCGTCATCTCCGGCATGGCGTCCACCGACGGCACCGCCGGTGTCGTCCCGGCCCTGCTCGCCGAGCGCCTGGGTGTCCCGCAGGTCACGCTGCTCTCCGAGGTCTCCGTCGAGGGTGGCCCCAACGGAACGGTCAAGGGGCGCCGTGACGGCGACTCCGCCTCGGAGCAGCTGGAGGCCTCGCTGCCCGCGGTCGTGTCGGTCACCGACCAGTCGGGTGAGGCGCGTTACCCGTCCTTCAAGGGCATCATGGCCGCCAAGAAGAAGCCGGTTCAGTCCTGGGACCTGGAGGACCTGGAGATCGAGACGGACGAGGTCGGTCTCGAAGGTTCCTGGACCAAGGTCGACTCCGCGACCGAGCGCCCGGCGCGCACCGCCGGCACGATCGTCAAGGACGAGGGCGAGGGCGGCAAGCAGCTCGCCGAGTTCCTCGCGGGCCAGAAGTTCGTCTAAGGGGAATGGCGGCGCGGGCCGGTTGCAACACGACCCGCGCCCCTCGGAGTGCTTCTGCCAACAAGCAGGAGAGCATTCCCGTGACTCCTCCCCCGAAGGGGCTTCTCACTCGACTGTCGAGACGGCCTCATGACGGACAAGCCCTGCCCGGTGCCGGAAGGCACGGGCTTGAACCTAGCAGTCAACAAGTCTTCCCCCGGTCGAAGTCCGGGATTCTCGCCCAGGAGTAGTAATGGCTGAAGTTCTCGTCTACGTCGACCACGTGGACGGTGCCGTCCGCAAGCCCACCCTGGAGCTGCTGACGCTGGCCCGCCGCATCGGCGAGCCCGTCGCCGTCGCGCTGGGCAACGGCGCCGCCGACACCGCCGCCGCACTCGCCGAGCACGGCGCGGTCAAGGTCCTCACGCACGATGCCGCCGAGTACGCCGACTACCTGGTCGTACCGAAGGTGGACGCGCTGCAGGCCGCGTACGAGGCCGTCTCCCCGGCCGCCGTGCTCGTGCCGTCCTCTGCTGAGGGCAAGGAGATCGCCGCCCGTCTCGCGGTCCGTATCGGCTCGGGCATCATCACCGACGCCACCGACCTGGAGGCCGGCGACGAGGGCCCGGTGGCCACGCAGTCCGCGTTCGCCGCCTCCTTCACCACCAAGTCCCGGATCTCCAAGGGCACCCCGGTCATCACGGTCAAGCCGAACTCGGCCGCCGTGGAGGCCGCCCCGGCCGCCGGCGCCGTCGAGGCGCTGTCCGTGTCCTTCTCGGACAAGGCGACCGGCACCAAGGTCACCGGCCGCACCCCGCGCGAGTCGACCGGCCGCCCCGAGCTGACCGAGGCCGCGATCGTGGTCTCCGGCGGCCGCGGCGTCAACGGCGCCGAGAACTTCGCGATCATCGAGGCGCTCGCCGACTCGCTCGGCGCGGCCGTCGGCGCCTCGCGTGCCGCGGTGGACGCCGGCTGGTACCCGCACACCAACCAGGTCGGCCAGACCGGCAAGTCCGTGTCGCCGCAGCTGTACATCGCCTCCGGCATCTCCGGCGCGATCCAGCACCGCGCCGGTATGCAGACCTCCAAGACGATCGTGGCCATCAACAAGGACGCCGAGGCCCCGATCTTCGACCTGGTCGACTACGGCGTGGTCGGCGACCTCTTCGAGGTCGTCCCGCAGCTCACCGACGAGATCAAGACCCGCAAGGGCTGAGCGAGTTCCGCGGGTACCGCACAGGTACTCCGCAGGCACTTCCCGGGTCGAGGCCCCGGCGACCGTCACGGTCACCGGGGCCTCGACTCATGCCAGGGTCAGCGACGCCTGGACGGGCAGATGGTCGCTCGGGAACTGGCCGTTCACGGAGAAGGTGTTGATCGACGCCCGGTGCGTGGTCACGCCGGGCGTGGCGAGGATCCAGTCGATGCGGTCGCCGTCCGGGGTCAGGGGTCGGTAGCCGTGGAACGTGGCGTACAGCTCGCTCCGCTCGGCCGCGGTGTCCCAGCTGTCGACGAGTCCGGCGCCCAGCATGGTGTCGTAGACCGGGTTCTTGTGGGCGGCGACGTTGAAGTCGCCGGTCACCAGGAGCGGCAGGGAACGGTCGAGCCCGGCGATCCGTTGGGCGATCAGTGCCGCGGCACGCGCGCGTGCGTTCTGGCTCGCGTTGTCGAGATGGGTGTTGAGGACGTAGAACTGCCGGTCCCCGTCGCCCAGATCGCGGAAGCGGACCCAGGTCACCATGCGTATGGACCCGCCGCCCCAGGTGTTCGAGCCGATCACGTTCGGGGTGTCGGAGAGCCAGAAGTGGTCGTACTCGACGGGGGCCAGTCTGCGGGTGTCGTAGTAGACCGCCATGAACTCGTCGCGGCTGCCGCCCGCGCGGCCCGTGCCGATCCAGTCGTAGTGCGGTGCGAGGTCGGCCTCGATGTCGCGGACCTGCTGGTACAGGCCCTCCTGGACGCCGATGACATGAGGCTGCTCCCGGCGCAGGAGCTCACGCGTCACGGGGCGGCGCACGGTCCAGCTGTTGGGTTCGACGGTGCTCGCGTAGCGCAGATTGAACGACATGACGTCCAGGCGGCTGC from Streptomyces sp. NBC_00878 harbors:
- a CDS encoding SDR family oxidoreductase produces the protein MGNGALSGAVIAVAGAGGPAGRAALLRLAEAGATVVGSDNDPERLAEAVDAARYAHGGATVVGDTVDLLDLQSSHDWATHIEKDFGRVDGLVHLVGGWRGSETFTKTVLDDWDLLEMLLVRTVQHTSLAFHEALQRSDRGRYVLISAAGASRPTAGNAAYSAAKAAAEAWTLAMADFFRKAGASEGAEGPTSAAAILVVKALVHDAMRAERPNAKFAGFTDVKELAEAIVGVWDRPASEVNGKRLWLTEKP
- a CDS encoding low specificity L-threonine aldolase, with the protein product MNPPQPPYTAARRRHDPEIRGFASDNYAGAHPEVLAALALANGGHQVAYGEDDYTGHLQQVIRGHFGASAEVFPVFNGTGANVVALQALTDRWGAVICAESAHINVDEGGAPERMGGLKLLTVPTPDGKLTPELIDRQAYGWDDEHRAMPQVVSITQNTELGTVYTPDEVRAICDHAHAHGMKVHLDGARIANAAASLDVPMRAFTNAVGVDVLSFGGTKNGALFGEAVVVIDQDAVSHMKHLRKLSMQLASKMRFVSVQLEALLAKDLWLRNARHANEMAQRLAEGVRAVHGVEILHPVQANAVFARLPHDVSERLQKRYRFYSWDEAAGDVRWMCAFDTTEDDVDGFVAALKEAMAR
- a CDS encoding transglutaminase domain-containing protein, whose protein sequence is MELIQNTPDLSAYLAADEAVDHHHPLVRETAARLAEGAADSYDYARAAYEFVRDTVPHSQDADDPRVTWRASDVLDRRTGICHAKAHALAALLRAEDIPTAFCYQSLRHDDGGGHVVHGLVAVRFNGAWHRQDCRGNKPGVDAQFSLDGERLAFPVDPRSDEVDYPVLYAAPHPAVLNALKSAPNRAHLWQNLPTTL
- a CDS encoding 1-acyl-sn-glycerol-3-phosphate acyltransferase; translated protein: MAELAYRPAIGLAQALFKAWDLKIDCKGSENIPRSGGAVLVSNHISYLDFVFDGLAALPQKRLVRFMAKESVFRHKISGPPMRNMKHIPVDRKNGEAAYAHALDSLRSGEIVGVFPEATISQSFTLKSFKSGAARMAQEAGVPLIPMAVWGTQRLWTKGHPRNFKRSHTPITIRVGEAIEASRDKYAGAITRQLRERVQELLEAAQRAYPVRPKGPNDTWWMPAHLGGTAPTPEEVKAAETR
- a CDS encoding DUF4395 domain-containing protein, producing the protein MDIDARGPRFGAAVTTAVLAVVLITGSAWLLAWQTLAFALGAAGGVARSPYGWLFRTAVRPRVGPPTEFEAPGPPRFAQAVGFAFAAVGLFGYAVGPEWLGLAATGAALAAAFLNAAFGYCLGCEMYLLLRRLTVRAE
- a CDS encoding thioredoxin family protein, coding for MTGIVVCVVVLAAASAFGVLNRRRSGRVRVRGRDDGKRLGAAELGEDLGERATLVQFSSAFCAPCRATRRVLGEVAEMIPGVSHVEIDAEDHLDLVRELDILKTPTVLVLDVDGRVVRRATGQPRKADVIAALGEAVGTP
- a CDS encoding flavin reductase family protein, which encodes MTATPDLGTPRPASTRSVSSPSASPRLASPDLLRSVFRRHAAGVAVITAQGGEGPVGFTATSLTSVSAEPPLLSFGVGTGSSSWPTIAEKDHIGVHILGEHQRELAATFARSGADRFGAPTAWREGPEGVPVLDDVLAWLVCRIVARVPAGDHRIVLAEVVLGDPAGTGRPLLYHQGSFKSLRE
- a CDS encoding electron transfer flavoprotein subunit beta/FixA family protein; amino-acid sequence: MSLRIVVTVKYVPDATGDRHFADDLTVDRDDVDGLLSELDEYAVEQALQIADEADDAEITVLTVGPEDAKDALRKALSMGADKAIHVEDDDLHGTDIIGTSLVLAKAIEKAGYDLVISGMASTDGTAGVVPALLAERLGVPQVTLLSEVSVEGGPNGTVKGRRDGDSASEQLEASLPAVVSVTDQSGEARYPSFKGIMAAKKKPVQSWDLEDLEIETDEVGLEGSWTKVDSATERPARTAGTIVKDEGEGGKQLAEFLAGQKFV
- a CDS encoding electron transfer flavoprotein subunit alpha/FixB family protein — encoded protein: MAEVLVYVDHVDGAVRKPTLELLTLARRIGEPVAVALGNGAADTAAALAEHGAVKVLTHDAAEYADYLVVPKVDALQAAYEAVSPAAVLVPSSAEGKEIAARLAVRIGSGIITDATDLEAGDEGPVATQSAFAASFTTKSRISKGTPVITVKPNSAAVEAAPAAGAVEALSVSFSDKATGTKVTGRTPRESTGRPELTEAAIVVSGGRGVNGAENFAIIEALADSLGAAVGASRAAVDAGWYPHTNQVGQTGKSVSPQLYIASGISGAIQHRAGMQTSKTIVAINKDAEAPIFDLVDYGVVGDLFEVVPQLTDEIKTRKG
- a CDS encoding endonuclease/exonuclease/phosphatase family protein, translated to MPHRSRVSRRLGLQTALAAAVTLPLSSTALSTTPAAAANREPRSSRLDVMSFNLRYASTVEPNSWTVRRPVTRELLRREQPHVIGVQEGLYQQVRDIEADLAPHYDWIGTGRAGGSRDEFMAVYYDTRRLAPVEYDHFWLSDTPNVIGSNTWGGGSIRMVTWVRFRDLGDGDRQFYVLNTHLDNASQNARARAAALIAQRIAGLDRSLPLLVTGDFNVAAHKNPVYDTMLGAGLVDSWDTAAERSELYATFHGYRPLTPDGDRIDWILATPGVTTHRASINTFSVNGQFPSDHLPVQASLTLA